One window of Thermocoleostomius sinensis A174 genomic DNA carries:
- a CDS encoding TonB-dependent siderophore receptor, which yields MKRLIGWITETVCPLLVTWMMLLSATAIAAEHRSTELEESSTKEAATLFDLPLVGQGQEDLVPDSIPDLIPELDSSIVQITDIQLNVTPEGLTLRLQTTDELPPPTTTIVGNAAIADLDNATLNLPDRDEVSVASPVEGIALISVSPLPNNRVRIAITGTSAPPAVNLEVDSTGLQLSAIPGTETAEDATDGIQIIVTGDQAETDYFVPEASTATRTNTSILDTPASVQVIPSQILEDQQILRVDDALQNVSGVVGSLDPFGGSALTLRGFTADSFTAGPILRDGFRVYDNLGFQETANLEQIEVLRGPASVLYGQGAPGGIINLVTKQPLFEAFYDLQFQAGSFGLVRPSVDLSGPLTDDPSLRYRLNAAYQREEGFRNFDTDVERFFIAPVVSWDITDRTTLSLLVEYLDDQSPFDLGLVAIGDGVVDVPFDRITTEPDDRRHTRSLSVGYNLDHQFSDAWRLQNALRYVHQDYHVEVFLPFIIDDTTGTITRFPAERRYYSDDFSVQTSFTGNFTTGPIEHTLLAGVDLNWNRFDEAFTRVALANPSPLDIFNPTYGLVPRPNFDEVEPLVPFDTEYDRVGVFFQDQLSIGNHVILVGSLRYDSVNFRNTEEGTGQSNSAWSPRIGLIYQPLDTISLYASYAQSFTPNLVQGIDGDFLDPESAEGFEIGLKTELLSNRLLLTLAYFDITKQNVATVVDPLTGASAATGEQRSQGIELDVSGEILPGWNVIGFYAYTDARVTEDNVIPVGNRLFNAPYHSAGLWTTYQIQAGDFEGLGFGIGVNYVGDRAGDLANSFEVDDYFLTNAAIFYVRDRWRIGLNINNLFDVNYIRSVSNSRRNGIVPGSPLSIVGSISVQF from the coding sequence GTGAAACGGTTGATAGGTTGGATAACAGAAACGGTATGTCCTTTGCTAGTGACTTGGATGATGCTATTAAGTGCAACAGCGATCGCTGCCGAGCATCGATCCACGGAACTGGAAGAGTCATCGACTAAAGAGGCGGCAACTCTGTTTGACCTCCCGCTCGTGGGACAAGGGCAGGAGGACTTAGTTCCCGACTCAATTCCAGACTTAATTCCAGAACTAGATTCCTCGATTGTACAAATTACCGACATTCAGTTGAACGTGACACCAGAAGGGCTAACGTTACGACTGCAAACAACGGACGAATTGCCCCCTCCCACAACGACGATCGTCGGCAATGCAGCGATTGCAGATCTAGACAATGCTACATTAAACCTACCCGATCGAGACGAAGTTTCTGTTGCCAGTCCGGTAGAGGGAATTGCCCTGATTAGTGTCTCCCCACTCCCCAACAACCGAGTGCGCATCGCCATTACCGGAACCAGTGCCCCCCCAGCAGTCAATTTGGAGGTTGATTCTACCGGATTACAGCTGAGTGCAATTCCAGGCACAGAAACAGCAGAAGACGCCACCGACGGCATTCAGATTATTGTGACTGGCGACCAGGCAGAAACCGATTACTTTGTTCCAGAGGCCAGCACTGCCACCCGCACCAATACATCGATTTTGGATACACCTGCCTCGGTTCAGGTGATTCCATCGCAAATTTTAGAAGATCAACAAATTCTCCGGGTCGATGATGCGTTGCAGAACGTTAGCGGCGTTGTGGGGAGTCTTGATCCATTCGGCGGCTCGGCTTTGACGCTGCGTGGGTTCACAGCCGATAGCTTTACAGCGGGTCCAATCCTACGGGATGGTTTTCGCGTATACGACAACCTGGGTTTCCAGGAAACAGCCAATTTAGAGCAAATTGAGGTTTTGCGGGGCCCTGCTTCGGTGCTGTATGGGCAAGGTGCGCCTGGCGGCATTATTAATTTAGTCACGAAACAACCCCTGTTTGAGGCATTCTACGACTTGCAGTTTCAGGCAGGCAGCTTTGGATTAGTTCGCCCTAGCGTTGATTTGTCTGGGCCCCTAACCGATGATCCTTCTCTCCGCTATCGCCTCAACGCCGCCTATCAGCGAGAAGAGGGGTTTCGGAACTTTGACACCGACGTGGAACGTTTTTTTATTGCTCCTGTGGTTAGTTGGGATATTACCGATCGCACCACCTTGTCGCTTCTGGTGGAATATTTAGATGATCAAAGCCCATTTGATTTAGGATTAGTTGCCATTGGCGATGGCGTTGTCGATGTTCCTTTCGATCGCATTACTACGGAACCCGACGATCGTCGTCACACCCGCTCTCTCAGTGTTGGCTATAACCTAGATCATCAGTTCAGCGATGCGTGGCGTCTACAAAATGCCCTGCGATACGTGCATCAGGACTATCACGTTGAGGTATTTTTACCATTTATCATCGATGACACCACAGGCACCATTACCCGGTTTCCTGCCGAGCGACGATACTATTCAGATGATTTCTCAGTACAAACCAGCTTCACAGGCAACTTTACCACTGGACCAATCGAGCACACTTTATTAGCTGGCGTTGATTTGAACTGGAATCGATTTGATGAAGCCTTCACAAGAGTTGCACTTGCCAATCCTTCACCATTGGACATCTTCAACCCTACCTATGGGCTTGTCCCGCGACCCAACTTTGACGAGGTTGAACCACTCGTTCCTTTCGACACCGAATATGACCGAGTAGGGGTATTCTTCCAAGATCAACTGTCGATCGGTAATCATGTGATTCTGGTCGGTAGTTTGCGCTATGACAGCGTGAATTTTCGCAATACCGAGGAAGGGACAGGACAGTCTAACAGTGCTTGGAGTCCTCGCATCGGTCTGATTTATCAACCACTCGACACCATTTCGCTGTATGCCAGCTATGCCCAATCATTTACGCCCAATTTGGTTCAGGGAATTGACGGCGATTTTCTAGACCCAGAATCGGCTGAAGGATTTGAGATTGGACTTAAAACCGAACTATTGTCTAATCGATTGTTGTTGACCCTCGCTTATTTTGATATCACCAAACAGAACGTAGCAACGGTTGTTGATCCACTGACCGGAGCTTCAGCCGCCACTGGAGAACAACGTAGCCAAGGAATTGAGCTAGACGTCAGTGGAGAAATCCTACCTGGATGGAATGTCATTGGCTTCTATGCCTATACCGATGCCAGAGTTACTGAAGATAATGTCATTCCTGTTGGTAATCGTTTGTTTAATGCGCCTTATCACAGTGCTGGGTTATGGACAACCTATCAGATTCAAGCTGGGGATTTTGAAGGGTTAGGATTTGGTATCGGTGTCAACTATGTGGGCGATCGAGCCGGTGATTTAGCCAATAGTTTTGAAGTAGACGATTATTTTCTCACCAACGCCGCTATTTTCTATGTGCGCGATCGGTGGAGAATTGGACTAAACATTAACAATTTGTTTGACGTGAACTATATTCGCAGCGTGTCAAATAGTCGTCGCAATGGCATCGTGCCAGGATCACCGCTATCTATTGTTGGTTCAATCTCGGTGCAGTTTTAG
- a CDS encoding helix-turn-helix domain-containing protein, with product MTTLAQNHSTGNNLLTLNQTDLQILLDQAHQQGECIYQHMDQEQRINLPSALGEGCGRDITLRHGLTIHIRNARLWQDIAVEQQHEPTFPLTAKFYLSGSSRMKTQRVPGIEPDYEETAGCHYLYHLPNLTEVEEWRAHIPIQVVMVYAHNDFFRSFSPTQTLPPSLQKLMKGSGQFHQSLGKVSPTMMQVLRQIIHCPYQGLTQQLYLESKALELIALQFACLDASPPSTNSVTLQPDDLERLHYARDFLIAHATNPPSLVELARQAGLNDRKLKQGFRQVFGTTVFGCLQDYRMQQARHLLQQPHLTIAQVAATVGYRNPEAFSTAFRRKFAMSPKAYQLQHCRSTRSGF from the coding sequence ATGACGACTTTGGCACAAAACCATTCCACAGGAAATAACCTGCTGACATTGAATCAAACAGACCTCCAAATTCTGCTTGACCAGGCACATCAACAAGGTGAATGCATCTATCAACACATGGATCAAGAGCAGCGGATCAATCTTCCCAGTGCATTGGGGGAAGGATGTGGGCGCGACATTACGCTACGGCACGGGTTAACCATCCATATCCGCAATGCTAGGCTTTGGCAGGATATTGCGGTTGAACAGCAGCACGAACCAACCTTTCCACTGACAGCAAAGTTTTACCTATCAGGGTCTTCGCGCATGAAAACACAGCGAGTGCCTGGAATTGAACCAGATTATGAAGAAACCGCTGGCTGTCATTACTTGTATCATTTGCCAAACCTGACTGAGGTGGAAGAGTGGCGAGCTCACATTCCCATTCAAGTCGTTATGGTGTACGCGCACAACGATTTTTTCCGCAGCTTCAGTCCCACCCAAACCTTACCGCCCTCATTGCAAAAGCTGATGAAAGGCTCCGGGCAGTTCCATCAATCTCTGGGTAAGGTTTCTCCAACAATGATGCAGGTGCTTCGGCAAATTATTCACTGTCCCTATCAGGGGTTGACGCAGCAGCTTTATCTAGAGAGTAAAGCGTTAGAGTTGATTGCTCTTCAGTTTGCCTGCTTAGATGCCTCCCCTCCGTCAACTAATTCAGTGACACTTCAACCAGATGACCTAGAGCGCCTGCATTATGCTAGGGATTTCCTCATTGCCCATGCAACCAATCCACCCTCTCTGGTGGAATTGGCGCGTCAAGCGGGGCTAAACGATCGCAAATTGAAACAAGGGTTTCGTCAAGTCTTTGGAACAACAGTGTTTGGATGCTTACAAGATTATCGAATGCAACAGGCACGACATCTGCTGCAACAGCCGCATCTAACGATTGCCCAGGTTGCTGCAACTGTAGGATACCGCAATCCAGAAGCCTTTAGCACCGCCTTTCGTCGCAAATTTGCCATGAGTCCTAAAGCGTATCAACTGCAACACTGCCGCTCCACTCGATCGGGTTTCTGA
- the ilvD gene encoding dihydroxy-acid dehydratase, with amino-acid sequence MSENRRSQVVTQGVQRTPNRAMLRAVGFQDEDFTKPIVGIANGFSTITPCNMGIDGLAKRAEASIRAAGGMPQLFGTITISDGISMGTEGMKYSLVSRDVIADSIETVCNGQSMDGVLAIGGCDKNMPGAMIAMARLNIPAIFVYGGTIKPGHYNGTDLTVVSAFEAVGQYSAGKIDQATLTEVERRACPGAGSCGGMYTANTMSSAFEAMGMSLMYSSTMAAEDEEKAISAAKSGEVLVNAIRQQILPRDILTRQAFENAISVIMAVGGSTNAVLHLLAIASTIGVPLTLDDFEMIRARVPVLCNLKPSGQYVATDLHQAGGIPQVMKMLLTHGLLHGDALTITGQPIAELLSAVPDEPPANQDVIRPWNNPMYPQGHLGILRGNLAEEGSVAKLTGIKKRHITGPARVFESEEACLSAILANEIHAGDVLVIRYEGPKGGPGMREMLAPTSAIIGTGLGDSVGLITDGRFSGGTYGMVVGHVAPEAFVGGTIALVHEGDLITIDADQRLLHLHVSEEELAQRRAQWQPPTPRYQRGVLAKYAKLVSSSSLGAVTDLDLV; translated from the coding sequence ATGTCGGAAAATCGCAGAAGTCAGGTTGTGACTCAAGGAGTGCAGCGAACCCCTAATCGGGCCATGCTGCGAGCGGTAGGGTTTCAAGATGAGGATTTCACTAAGCCGATCGTCGGTATTGCCAATGGTTTCAGTACCATCACCCCCTGCAACATGGGGATTGATGGATTGGCAAAACGGGCAGAAGCCAGCATTCGGGCCGCTGGTGGAATGCCGCAACTGTTTGGCACAATCACAATCAGCGATGGCATTTCCATGGGAACTGAGGGAATGAAATACTCGTTGGTGTCGCGAGATGTGATTGCTGATTCGATCGAAACCGTGTGCAACGGACAAAGCATGGATGGGGTGCTGGCGATCGGCGGCTGCGATAAAAACATGCCCGGTGCGATGATTGCCATGGCGCGGCTGAATATTCCTGCAATTTTTGTCTATGGCGGCACCATCAAGCCTGGACACTACAACGGCACAGATTTGACAGTTGTCAGCGCCTTTGAAGCAGTGGGGCAATACAGCGCCGGCAAAATTGATCAGGCAACTCTCACCGAAGTCGAGCGGCGTGCCTGCCCAGGGGCAGGATCGTGCGGCGGGATGTACACCGCTAATACAATGTCATCGGCGTTTGAAGCGATGGGCATGAGTTTGATGTATTCCTCGACCATGGCAGCAGAGGATGAAGAGAAAGCGATTAGTGCAGCCAAGTCTGGTGAAGTGCTGGTGAATGCCATCCGTCAACAAATTCTGCCGCGAGATATTTTGACCCGTCAAGCCTTCGAGAATGCGATTTCGGTGATTATGGCGGTGGGTGGTTCAACAAATGCCGTCCTGCATCTGCTGGCGATCGCCTCGACGATCGGCGTTCCCCTGACGCTGGATGATTTTGAAATGATTCGCGCCCGCGTGCCGGTTTTGTGTAACCTGAAACCCTCTGGACAATATGTGGCAACTGATCTACACCAAGCCGGTGGCATTCCCCAGGTGATGAAAATGCTGCTGACGCATGGATTGTTGCACGGTGATGCCCTCACCATTACCGGACAACCGATCGCCGAGCTACTTTCTGCTGTGCCTGATGAACCGCCTGCTAATCAAGATGTGATTCGTCCCTGGAATAATCCCATGTATCCCCAAGGGCATTTGGGCATTCTGCGGGGCAACCTAGCCGAAGAAGGTTCGGTGGCAAAGCTAACCGGAATTAAAAAGCGCCACATCACTGGCCCGGCACGGGTGTTTGAATCAGAAGAAGCGTGCTTGAGTGCGATCCTAGCGAACGAAATTCATGCAGGCGATGTGCTGGTGATTCGCTATGAAGGACCCAAGGGCGGCCCCGGAATGCGGGAAATGTTGGCTCCCACGTCGGCCATTATTGGCACGGGCTTGGGCGATTCAGTGGGACTGATTACCGATGGGCGCTTCTCTGGCGGGACTTATGGCATGGTGGTAGGACATGTGGCCCCAGAAGCGTTTGTGGGTGGGACGATCGCCCTCGTGCACGAAGGAGACTTGATTACAATCGATGCCGATCAGCGCCTGCTGCATTTGCACGTATCGGAGGAAGAATTGGCGCAACGGCGGGCCCAATGGCAACCTCCAACACCTCGCTATCAACGCGGAGTACTAGCGAAATATGCCAAGCTCGTGTCCTCCAGCAGCCTGGGGGCCGTTACAGATTTGGATCTGGTTTAA
- a CDS encoding S1 RNA-binding domain-containing protein → MNSRRPTLSFSTDDFAKALEQHDYQFQRGQVVRGKVASYSSDGIYVDVGGKAAAFLPIDEVSLQRVSDVEKVLPIGDDREFLIIREQDADGQVTLSLRQLEIKQAWQRLGELQEANQTVQARISGVNKGGVTADVQGIRGFIPRSHLVDREGLDVLIGKALTVSLIEVDPSRRRLVLSQRLATQAASLGQLEIGQLVEGRVVGIKPFGVFVDFDGTTGLLHINQISKNYVSSLESVFQVGQPIKALIIDIDESKRRVSLSTKVLENFPGEMLEKMTDVMADAADRAEKARKTLSSRGAD, encoded by the coding sequence ATGAACTCTAGGAGGCCCACTTTGTCCTTTTCCACTGACGACTTTGCTAAAGCCCTTGAGCAACACGACTATCAGTTCCAAAGAGGTCAGGTGGTTCGAGGCAAAGTGGCAAGCTATAGCTCTGACGGCATTTATGTGGATGTGGGTGGGAAGGCGGCGGCCTTCTTGCCCATCGATGAAGTGTCGCTGCAACGAGTGTCCGATGTTGAGAAAGTGCTACCAATCGGCGACGATCGCGAGTTTTTGATCATTCGAGAACAAGACGCAGACGGACAAGTAACGCTTTCCCTGCGGCAACTGGAAATTAAACAAGCTTGGCAGCGCTTAGGCGAACTGCAAGAAGCGAATCAAACTGTGCAAGCTAGAATCAGCGGGGTGAATAAAGGTGGAGTCACAGCGGATGTGCAAGGCATTCGTGGCTTCATTCCCCGATCGCATTTGGTCGATCGAGAAGGACTAGATGTACTGATTGGTAAAGCCCTCACCGTCAGCTTAATTGAAGTTGACCCCAGTCGGCGGCGGCTGGTGTTGTCACAACGGCTGGCCACCCAAGCGGCTAGTTTAGGACAGTTAGAAATTGGTCAACTGGTTGAAGGTAGAGTCGTCGGCATTAAACCGTTCGGTGTGTTTGTGGATTTTGATGGCACAACTGGGCTGCTGCACATCAATCAAATCAGCAAGAACTATGTTTCCTCACTAGAGTCAGTGTTTCAGGTTGGGCAACCCATTAAAGCCTTAATTATTGACATTGACGAATCAAAGCGGCGCGTGTCGCTGTCCACCAAAGTTCTAGAAAATTTTCCTGGCGAAATGCTAGAGAAAATGACCGATGTTATGGCAGATGCTGCCGATCGGGCGGAAAAAGCTCGAAAAACCCTGTCTTCCAGAGGTGCAGACTAA
- a CDS encoding SDR family NAD(P)-dependent oxidoreductase, with the protein MPSVLITGASQGSGKATALRFARQGYDVVLAARQADRLQTVAKDISALGRRAVAIPTDVGQLEQVTALVHHALEQLGAIDVLINNAGICLTGTMAQTSIDDWQQLMNTNFWGYVYTIQALLPHFLAQGRGTIVNVGSFGGKMPLPYMTAYCASKYAVTGLTETLRLELQPRGIHVAAVHPGVINSSFMERAMFRGQDDQETQSRQSQMQSALKGAWVSQPEDIANAIWEAVTKQRAEIIVGPVAIATEVYRLAPGLAQWMLSQSTR; encoded by the coding sequence ATGCCTTCGGTTCTGATTACAGGTGCGTCTCAAGGGAGCGGTAAAGCCACCGCTCTACGGTTTGCTCGTCAAGGCTACGATGTGGTGTTGGCGGCTCGGCAGGCCGATCGTCTACAAACTGTAGCCAAAGATATTAGTGCATTGGGACGACGGGCAGTGGCCATACCAACCGACGTGGGACAACTGGAACAAGTGACAGCGCTGGTCCATCATGCCCTTGAGCAACTGGGCGCGATCGATGTTTTGATTAACAATGCCGGCATTTGTCTGACGGGAACAATGGCGCAGACCAGCATAGACGATTGGCAACAGTTGATGAATACTAACTTCTGGGGCTATGTCTACACCATTCAAGCTCTGTTGCCCCATTTTCTTGCCCAAGGACGAGGCACGATCGTCAATGTTGGCTCGTTTGGGGGCAAAATGCCGCTGCCCTATATGACCGCCTACTGTGCTAGTAAATATGCGGTGACTGGACTAACTGAAACACTGCGGTTGGAATTGCAACCCCGAGGTATTCACGTTGCGGCAGTGCATCCGGGGGTAATCAACAGTAGTTTTATGGAGCGCGCGATGTTTCGTGGTCAAGACGATCAAGAAACGCAGTCCCGCCAAAGCCAAATGCAGTCAGCTTTAAAAGGTGCTTGGGTAAGCCAACCAGAAGATATTGCTAACGCTATTTGGGAGGCAGTAACGAAGCAACGAGCAGAAATCATTGTCGGACCAGTAGCGATCGCGACAGAAGTGTATCGCCTCGCCCCTGGGTTAGCGCAATGGATGCTAAGCCAATCAACAAGATAA
- a CDS encoding VOC family protein translates to MAHNAITTKRYHTITPHITVRNADAAIAFYKAAFGAEEMYRMAAPNGNGIWYAELKIGDSFIFLNDEYPDADMGGISPNTLGGSPVILHLEVDDVDAWFERAVRTGASIAMPLENMFWGDRYGKLVDPFGHQWSLASPIEPLTPEHRQSLNWMTSDSSSVEKG, encoded by the coding sequence ATGGCCCATAATGCGATTACAACCAAACGCTATCACACCATTACCCCCCACATCACCGTTCGCAATGCCGATGCGGCGATCGCCTTCTACAAAGCAGCCTTTGGAGCCGAGGAAATGTATCGCATGGCGGCTCCCAACGGTAACGGAATTTGGTACGCGGAGCTAAAAATTGGGGATTCGTTCATTTTCCTCAACGACGAATATCCAGATGCAGACATGGGTGGCATTTCGCCTAATACCTTGGGCGGCTCGCCTGTCATCCTTCACTTAGAGGTTGATGATGTGGATGCTTGGTTTGAGCGAGCGGTGCGCACGGGGGCTTCTATCGCAATGCCATTAGAAAACATGTTTTGGGGCGATCGCTATGGTAAGCTAGTTGACCCATTTGGACACCAGTGGTCTTTAGCCAGTCCGATCGAGCCTCTGACTCCCGAACATCGGCAGTCTTTAAACTGGATGACTTCTGATTCGTCAAGCGTCGAAAAAGGATAA
- a CDS encoding response regulator, which translates to MDTWSLLTLGSEEHPFSSNPLRWSHHRPQLGIEPATEPNSLQSAAVPLARILLLEDNATSRQLMSDYLEYYGYTVLGLAQGSLLFDAVEQFCPQIILLDLKLPDMDGFALLQQFRQRAEWQRIPIIIVSAFAFQADQQRALNLGAQRYFVKPVNLSQLRNAIRDELSLVIVSHP; encoded by the coding sequence ATGGATACTTGGAGCTTGCTGACATTGGGCAGTGAAGAGCACCCCTTTTCATCTAATCCACTGCGATGGAGCCATCATCGTCCGCAGCTGGGCATCGAGCCGGCAACAGAGCCAAATTCCCTTCAATCGGCGGCGGTGCCCCTTGCTCGAATTTTACTACTCGAAGACAACGCTACCAGTCGCCAGCTAATGAGTGACTACCTAGAATATTATGGCTACACCGTGCTTGGTCTAGCGCAGGGCAGTTTATTGTTTGACGCCGTTGAACAGTTTTGTCCTCAAATTATTTTGCTTGACTTAAAGTTACCCGATATGGATGGGTTTGCACTGTTACAACAATTCCGACAGCGCGCGGAGTGGCAAAGGATTCCAATTATTATTGTTTCAGCCTTTGCCTTTCAAGCAGACCAGCAGCGTGCCTTGAACTTAGGAGCACAGCGATATTTTGTCAAACCTGTAAACTTATCTCAGTTAAGAAATGCGATTCGCGATGAGCTTAGCCTCGTAATTGTGTCGCACCCTTAA
- the cobW gene encoding cobalamin biosynthesis protein CobW: MHKIPVTVITGFLGAGKTTLVRHLLQNNDGRRIAVLVNEFGEVGIDGDLLRSCQVCEDADLTPIVELANGCLCCTVQEEFLPTMQELLKRREQLDCILIETSGLALPKPLVQAFRWPEIRTGATVDGVVTVVDCEAIARGELVGDLEALQAQRQADPTLEHETPIEELFADQLACADLVLLTKTDRVATPDRLKVEQWLRQELPPGVRLVPCQQGQISPDLLLGFNAAVEDDLDNRPSHHDAEEDHEHDEEIDSVQILVDAQFEPSTLVQRLQQLVQQQEIYRIKGFVAVPQKAMRLVLQGVGQRFDYFYDRPWQPAEPRQTKLVVIGRHLKQATITAALLPET, from the coding sequence ATGCATAAAATTCCTGTTACGGTAATCACGGGTTTCTTAGGAGCAGGCAAAACCACACTAGTACGGCATCTGCTGCAAAACAATGACGGGCGACGGATCGCGGTGCTGGTGAATGAGTTCGGTGAAGTTGGCATTGATGGCGATCTGCTGCGCAGTTGTCAGGTGTGTGAAGATGCCGACCTAACCCCCATTGTGGAATTGGCGAACGGTTGCTTGTGCTGTACGGTTCAAGAGGAATTTTTGCCCACGATGCAGGAGTTGCTGAAGCGCCGCGAGCAACTCGATTGTATTTTGATTGAAACGTCTGGCTTGGCACTCCCCAAACCCTTGGTACAAGCGTTTCGTTGGCCAGAAATTCGCACTGGGGCAACGGTAGATGGAGTGGTGACGGTTGTAGACTGTGAAGCGATCGCCCGCGGAGAACTGGTGGGAGATTTAGAGGCATTGCAAGCACAACGGCAAGCCGATCCAACGTTGGAGCATGAAACTCCGATTGAGGAACTGTTTGCAGATCAATTGGCCTGTGCCGATTTGGTGCTGTTGACAAAAACCGATCGCGTGGCAACGCCCGATCGCCTCAAGGTTGAGCAGTGGTTGCGACAAGAACTGCCGCCGGGGGTGAGACTGGTCCCGTGTCAACAAGGACAAATCAGTCCAGACTTGCTTTTGGGGTTTAATGCGGCTGTTGAAGACGACTTAGACAACCGTCCAAGTCACCACGATGCTGAAGAAGACCACGAGCACGATGAAGAGATTGATTCGGTACAAATTTTGGTCGATGCTCAGTTTGAGCCGTCCACCTTGGTACAGCGATTACAACAACTGGTGCAACAGCAGGAAATTTACCGAATTAAAGGTTTTGTGGCGGTTCCTCAAAAGGCGATGCGGCTGGTGCTGCAAGGGGTGGGACAGCGATTTGATTATTTCTACGATCGTCCGTGGCAGCCCGCCGAACCTCGGCAGACCAAACTAGTTGTCATTGGACGCCACTTGAAGCAGGCGACCATCACCGCTGCGTTGTTAC